One Sanguibacter sp. HDW7 DNA window includes the following coding sequences:
- a CDS encoding TetR/AcrR family transcriptional regulator → MPISRRPVNRGPAAAAANRAALVDAARRLFTERGYRVPLHAIAQEAGVGQGVLYRHFPARLDLAIAAFEDNFRDLEEAASGDDAGALGRVWDLLVAQTLREAAFVEMAVEARRTHPVYDGDTRLERLVGQTLPAARAAGLVDEATTVGDVLLAWRMVFGVVVTAATPEAAAADVARLEMPYVSRARGDVR, encoded by the coding sequence ATGCCCATCTCGCGCCGCCCGGTCAACCGAGGACCCGCTGCCGCGGCAGCCAACCGCGCCGCCCTCGTCGACGCCGCCCGCCGGCTCTTCACCGAGCGCGGCTACCGCGTCCCGCTCCACGCGATCGCGCAGGAGGCCGGCGTGGGCCAGGGCGTCCTCTACCGGCACTTCCCTGCACGGCTGGATCTCGCGATCGCCGCGTTCGAGGACAACTTCCGCGACCTCGAGGAGGCGGCGTCCGGCGACGACGCGGGCGCGCTCGGCCGCGTGTGGGACCTCCTCGTCGCACAGACGCTGCGGGAGGCGGCGTTCGTCGAGATGGCGGTCGAGGCACGGCGCACGCACCCCGTGTACGACGGGGACACCCGGCTCGAGCGCCTCGTGGGACAGACGCTCCCGGCGGCTCGTGCGGCGGGCCTCGTCGACGAGGCGACGACCGTCGGCGACGTCCTGCTCGCCTGGCGCATGGTCTTCGGCGTCGTCGTCACCGCGGCGACCCCGGAGGCCGCCGCGGCGGACGTGGCACGGCTCGAGATGCCGTACGTCTCCCGTGCCCGAGGGGACGTGCGCTGA
- a CDS encoding phosphoribosyltransferase, with protein MSTENQVPSPEREILTWEAFGVASRELAQQVYDSGFRPDVVVAIARGGLVPGGAVAYALGTKGVGTLNVEFYTDIGQTLEDPRVLPPLMDTSDLPGAHVLVVDDVADSGRTLALVMEILAAKGAEARSAVLFTKPRSIVRPDYSWKDTDLWITFPWSAQPAIGTTTPGD; from the coding sequence ATGAGCACCGAGAACCAGGTCCCGTCCCCCGAGCGCGAGATCCTCACGTGGGAGGCCTTCGGCGTCGCCTCCCGTGAGCTGGCCCAGCAGGTCTACGACTCCGGGTTCCGGCCCGACGTCGTCGTCGCGATCGCCCGTGGTGGACTCGTCCCCGGCGGCGCAGTGGCGTACGCGCTCGGCACGAAGGGCGTCGGGACGCTCAACGTCGAGTTCTACACGGACATCGGCCAGACGCTCGAGGACCCGCGCGTCCTGCCTCCCCTCATGGACACCTCCGACCTGCCGGGTGCGCACGTGCTCGTCGTCGACGACGTCGCGGACTCGGGCCGCACGCTCGCGCTCGTCATGGAGATCCTTGCGGCGAAGGGCGCCGAGGCGCGCTCGGCCGTGCTCTTCACGAAGCCGCGCTCGATCGTGCGCCCTGACTACTCGTGGAAGGACACGGACCTGTGGATCACGTTCCCGTGGTCCGCGCAGCCCGCGATCGGGACGACGACGCCCGGGGACTGA
- a CDS encoding tetratricopeptide repeat protein: protein MSQSQPDPRLDVRGAVDLSSLGRPSAPPPGEPGGAPAAGGNVVDVTTESFGDVVELSARVPVVVLMWLPTDEAVARFGTALGALVDRYEGRMLLARADVEAHPQIAAAFQVQGVPSVVALISGQPVPLFQGILDDEQVAGVLDQVLQAAEANGVTGRRDADGAAAADEAPAEPEPEPLPPLHQQAYDAIEAGDLDGAIAAYSQALREDPRDALASAGLANVRLLARTATMELAAVRTAAAERPADVQAQLDVADLDLAGGKVDDALGRLVELLPSVDAEGKETVRTRLVEFFEILGPEDPRVGPARRALANALY from the coding sequence ATGAGCCAGTCGCAGCCCGACCCCCGTCTCGACGTCCGCGGGGCCGTCGACCTCTCGTCGCTCGGCCGCCCGAGCGCACCGCCGCCGGGCGAGCCCGGCGGAGCGCCCGCCGCGGGCGGCAACGTCGTCGACGTGACGACGGAGTCCTTCGGCGACGTCGTCGAGCTCTCCGCGCGCGTCCCCGTCGTCGTCCTCATGTGGCTGCCGACGGACGAGGCCGTCGCACGCTTCGGCACCGCGCTCGGCGCTCTCGTCGACCGCTACGAGGGCCGCATGCTCCTCGCGCGCGCCGACGTCGAGGCGCACCCGCAGATCGCCGCGGCGTTCCAGGTGCAGGGGGTGCCGTCGGTCGTCGCGCTCATCTCGGGCCAGCCCGTGCCGCTGTTCCAGGGCATCCTCGACGACGAGCAGGTCGCCGGCGTGCTCGACCAGGTGCTCCAGGCGGCCGAGGCCAACGGCGTGACGGGCCGCCGCGACGCGGACGGCGCCGCCGCAGCGGACGAGGCTCCCGCGGAGCCCGAGCCCGAGCCGCTGCCGCCGCTCCACCAGCAGGCCTACGACGCGATCGAGGCGGGCGATCTCGACGGCGCGATCGCCGCGTACTCGCAGGCACTGCGCGAGGACCCGCGCGACGCGCTCGCCTCGGCCGGCCTCGCCAACGTCCGCCTGCTCGCGCGCACCGCGACGATGGAGCTCGCGGCCGTCCGGACGGCCGCGGCCGAGCGCCCCGCGGACGTCCAGGCACAGCTCGACGTCGCCGACCTCGACCTCGCCGGCGGCAAGGTCGACGACGCCCTCGGGCGCCTCGTCGAGCTCTTGCCGTCCGTCGACGCCGAGGGCAAGGAGACGGTGCGCACGCGACTCGTGGAGTTCTTCGAGATCCTCGGTCCCGAGGACCCGCGCGTCGGCCCGGCCCGCCGCGCCCTCGCGAACGCCCTGTACTGA
- a CDS encoding FAD-binding protein, producing the protein MTTFDHTFDVVVVGTGSAGLSTALGAVDEGLSVLLVESTEKWGGSTAMSGGGMWLPDNPLMARAGVGDSREESLAYMEATIGECGAAASRERKEAFVDGVDDLVTTAERHGVTFARATDYPDYYPERPGGKIGRSIEVKPLSSKPLGPHWDTLRNAMALPAMTDDVWELGRSWSTVSGMVRGVRVVSRVLGGVVTGRRLVGIGNAWATAFGRATIVDGNVPMWLSSPLGELVVEDGRVVGITVEREGSTVRVGARLGVMLASGGFEANREWRLAHQGVEGTPSGNPGNLGAPIAEAQRRGATVELMDDAWWGASIAPTSTTGPSFIVGERSMPYSLMVDARGARFANESESYVDLGHHMLEHDGGAGPYWMILDARYLRRYFRTFAMDPRATKAMRAEGVEVRAKTLAELATAIGADHATLRATIERFNGFARAGVDGDFARGDSAYDRYYGDPTVRPNNNLGTIERGPFVAYKVVLGDLGTKGGVVTDVDGRALRADGSVIEGLYAAGNASASVMGRTYPGPGSTIGPAAVFGLRAVRRMAREARDAVSSSADTGDEVGAQA; encoded by the coding sequence ATGACCACGTTCGACCACACCTTCGACGTCGTCGTCGTCGGCACGGGGTCCGCAGGCCTGTCCACCGCGCTCGGCGCCGTCGACGAGGGGCTCAGCGTCCTGCTCGTCGAGTCCACCGAGAAGTGGGGCGGATCCACAGCGATGTCGGGCGGAGGCATGTGGCTCCCCGACAACCCCCTCATGGCCCGGGCCGGCGTCGGCGACTCCCGCGAGGAGTCCCTCGCCTACATGGAGGCGACGATCGGCGAGTGCGGAGCCGCCGCGTCCCGCGAGCGCAAGGAGGCCTTCGTCGACGGGGTCGACGACCTCGTGACGACTGCCGAGCGCCACGGCGTCACCTTTGCCCGCGCGACCGACTACCCCGACTACTACCCCGAGCGCCCCGGCGGCAAGATCGGCCGGAGCATCGAGGTCAAGCCCCTGTCGTCCAAGCCCCTCGGCCCCCACTGGGACACGCTGCGCAACGCGATGGCTCTGCCCGCGATGACCGACGACGTCTGGGAGCTGGGACGCTCGTGGTCGACGGTCTCCGGCATGGTCCGCGGCGTCCGCGTCGTCTCCCGCGTCCTCGGTGGAGTCGTCACCGGCCGCCGCCTCGTCGGCATCGGCAACGCATGGGCCACGGCGTTCGGCCGGGCGACGATCGTCGACGGCAACGTCCCCATGTGGCTCTCGTCGCCTCTCGGAGAGCTCGTCGTCGAGGACGGGCGCGTCGTCGGCATCACCGTCGAACGCGAGGGCAGCACCGTGCGCGTCGGCGCCCGGCTCGGCGTCATGCTCGCCTCGGGCGGCTTCGAGGCCAACCGTGAGTGGCGGCTCGCGCACCAGGGCGTCGAGGGCACCCCGTCGGGCAACCCCGGCAACCTCGGCGCGCCGATCGCCGAGGCCCAGCGCCGCGGCGCGACCGTCGAGCTCATGGACGACGCCTGGTGGGGCGCGTCGATCGCGCCGACCTCCACGACCGGACCGTCGTTCATCGTCGGCGAGCGCTCGATGCCGTACTCGCTCATGGTCGACGCTCGCGGTGCGCGCTTCGCCAACGAGTCCGAGTCGTACGTCGACCTCGGCCACCACATGCTCGAGCACGACGGCGGCGCCGGCCCCTACTGGATGATCCTCGACGCGCGGTACCTCCGCCGCTACTTCCGCACGTTCGCGATGGACCCGCGTGCGACCAAGGCCATGCGCGCCGAAGGCGTCGAGGTCCGGGCGAAGACGCTCGCGGAGCTCGCGACCGCCATCGGCGCTGACCACGCCACCCTCCGCGCGACGATCGAGCGCTTCAACGGCTTCGCACGCGCAGGCGTCGACGGCGACTTCGCCCGTGGCGACTCCGCCTACGACCGCTACTACGGCGACCCGACCGTCCGGCCGAACAACAACCTCGGCACGATCGAGCGCGGCCCGTTCGTCGCGTACAAGGTCGTCCTCGGCGACCTGGGCACCAAGGGTGGCGTCGTCACCGACGTCGACGGTCGCGCGCTGCGCGCCGACGGCAGCGTCATCGAGGGGCTCTACGCCGCCGGCAACGCGTCCGCGTCCGTCATGGGCCGCACCTACCCCGGCCCGGGCTCGACGATCGGTCCCGCGGCCGTCTTCGGCCTGCGGGCCGTGCGTCGCATGGCCCGCGAAGCGCGGGACGCTGTCAGCTCGTCCGCAGACACCGGGGACGAGGTCGGCGCCCAGGCCTGA
- a CDS encoding FKBP-type peptidyl-prolyl cis-trans isomerase has translation MSSTFLRRGAVLVAVAALALAGCSDDASEGGTPSATGTPSATGSATPTEEPTPGTYDTAATSCTPVAAGDSKLLAATTLTGDVGTTPEIKIDPKFEVPEKGETAVACTGDGPKVAEGELVSFLARVVTIADGTHLGLTSAPLFFPTPATTGTLDTGALAGLTVGTRIVSAFPNSGSAAAQVFEIVDTFPATPEVTDAKAGDAGLPTATAEKGTKPTVKLPEGGITIPRGISRVVLEEGDGPVVEKTDTIAAHYLGVKGSDGTEFDSSWSRGDEPTEFPLSGVVSGWTHGLSGVKAGSTVMLVIPPAYGYGLNQSSELATETMIFVVTIEKVVDAK, from the coding sequence GTGTCCAGCACCTTCCTGCGACGCGGCGCCGTGCTCGTCGCCGTAGCCGCTCTCGCTCTCGCCGGCTGCTCCGACGACGCCTCCGAGGGAGGCACGCCGAGCGCGACCGGCACGCCCAGCGCCACCGGGTCCGCCACCCCGACCGAGGAGCCGACGCCGGGGACGTACGACACCGCCGCGACCTCCTGCACGCCTGTCGCGGCCGGCGACTCGAAGCTCCTCGCCGCGACGACGCTCACGGGTGACGTCGGCACGACGCCGGAGATCAAGATCGACCCGAAGTTCGAGGTCCCCGAGAAGGGTGAGACCGCGGTCGCGTGCACGGGCGACGGTCCGAAGGTCGCCGAGGGTGAGCTCGTGAGCTTCCTCGCGCGCGTCGTCACCATCGCCGACGGCACGCACCTCGGCCTCACGTCGGCGCCGCTCTTCTTCCCCACGCCCGCGACCACGGGCACGCTCGACACGGGCGCTCTGGCAGGCCTCACCGTCGGGACCCGCATCGTCTCCGCCTTCCCCAACAGCGGGTCGGCTGCCGCCCAGGTGTTCGAGATCGTCGACACCTTCCCCGCGACCCCAGAGGTCACGGATGCGAAGGCGGGCGACGCCGGCCTGCCGACGGCGACCGCGGAGAAGGGCACCAAGCCCACCGTGAAGCTGCCCGAGGGCGGCATCACGATTCCCCGCGGCATCTCGCGCGTCGTCCTCGAGGAGGGCGACGGCCCCGTCGTCGAGAAGACTGACACGATCGCCGCGCACTACCTCGGCGTCAAGGGCTCCGACGGCACCGAGTTCGACTCCTCGTGGAGCCGCGGCGACGAGCCGACGGAGTTCCCCCTCTCGGGGGTCGTCTCCGGCTGGACGCACGGTCTCTCGGGCGTCAAGGCCGGTTCGACCGTCATGCTCGTCATCCCGCCGGCGTACGGCTACGGGCTCAACCAGTCGAGCGAGCTCGCGACCGAGACGATGATCTTCGTCGTGACGATCGAGAAGGTCGTCGACGCGAAGTGA
- a CDS encoding DUF3592 domain-containing protein yields MAPDARGARTWQVQALGRARPAAVGGTAALVAGAFLLVFGTIWLGVTLTVAFATGTVRAVVDDDLVRVEGTVVSLERRAMDDGGSGCRSIVGFVGLDGVERTATDGVTRSPCQSLGTEVGVLLDPADPAWSQVDPVGGFLGWFLGAFAAIGLVLLVSGAFAVWRGARAIRRARRSRATPSGPPGTSGPPGPAGQARGQGASMPGVVVMPGSVPDATAPGSSGAPPTAPGTPGSGARVAPPLF; encoded by the coding sequence ATGGCACCGGACGCGCGCGGCGCACGCACCTGGCAGGTCCAGGCGCTGGGTCGCGCGCGCCCGGCAGCAGTCGGGGGCACAGCCGCCCTCGTCGCCGGCGCGTTCCTCCTCGTCTTCGGCACGATCTGGCTCGGCGTCACGCTCACGGTCGCCTTCGCGACCGGCACGGTGCGGGCGGTCGTCGACGACGACCTCGTCCGCGTCGAGGGCACCGTCGTCTCGCTGGAACGCAGGGCGATGGACGACGGCGGCTCCGGGTGTCGTTCGATCGTCGGGTTCGTCGGCCTCGACGGCGTCGAGCGGACCGCGACCGACGGCGTCACCCGGTCGCCGTGCCAGAGCCTCGGCACTGAGGTCGGTGTGCTGCTGGACCCCGCCGACCCCGCGTGGTCCCAGGTCGACCCGGTCGGTGGGTTCCTCGGCTGGTTCCTCGGTGCCTTCGCCGCCATCGGGCTGGTCCTCCTCGTGAGCGGCGCGTTCGCCGTGTGGCGCGGAGCGCGCGCGATCCGGCGAGCACGACGCTCCCGAGCGACGCCTTCGGGGCCTCCCGGCACCTCTGGGCCTCCCGGTCCTGCCGGGCAGGCACGCGGACAGGGGGCCTCGATGCCCGGTGTCGTCGTGATGCCGGGGAGCGTGCCCGACGCTACGGCTCCCGGGTCGTCAGGCGCTCCGCCGACAGCTCCGGGCACCCCGGGCAGCGGCGCCCGCGTCGCACCCCCGCTCTTCTGA
- the glgB gene encoding 1,4-alpha-glucan branching protein GlgB yields MTPSSPSPLPVDAALLAAVAAGRHHAPHSVLGPHLHDGTVTVRVLRPFADEVLVVTTDGEHAATHEQDGVWCVVLPVTEVPDYRLRVRYGDEVTDSDDPYRFLPTLGELDLHLVREGRHETLWTVLGANLRTYPGALGEVHGTSFAVWAPNARAVRVVGDLNHWQGASHAMRSLGSSGVWELFVPGVGAGSRYKFEILAQDGSWRQKADPMAKGTEVPPATASVVVASNHTWRDDAWMARRAQTDPHTGPMSVYEVHVGSWRPGLGYRELAEQLTAYVVEQGFTHVELMPVAEHPYGPSWGYQVTGYYAPSSRFGHPDDLRFLIDQLHAAGIGVILDWVPAHFPKDEWALARFDGTPLYEDPDPLRGEHPDWGTYVFNFGRAEVRNFLVANATYWLEEFHVDGLRVDAVASMLYLDYSRKPGQWRPNAQGGREHLEAIGFIQEANATAYRRNPGVVMIAEESTSWPGVTAPTSAGGLGFGLKWNMGWMNDTLRYLATDPVHRRYHHHEVTFSMVYAYSEQFMLPLSHDEVVHGKGSLLRKMPGGEWQQFAGLRGLLAYQWAHPGKQLLFMGCEIAQGTEWDDARGVEWYLLDHAPHAGVQSLVRDLNSVYRAEGALWERDFDPEAFAWLDPDAADANIIAFLRRGTDGRDVAVVVNFADTIHEGWRLPLPAGGTWTEILNTDAAAYGGSDVGNLGGVTAEDQQWKGQPFSVQLRVPPLGAIYLRHEA; encoded by the coding sequence ATGACCCCGTCCTCCCCCTCGCCGCTCCCCGTCGACGCCGCGCTGCTCGCGGCCGTCGCTGCCGGGCGCCACCACGCCCCGCACTCCGTGCTGGGGCCGCACCTGCACGACGGCACGGTGACGGTCCGCGTGCTGCGGCCGTTCGCCGACGAGGTCCTCGTCGTCACGACCGACGGCGAGCATGCTGCCACGCACGAGCAGGACGGCGTCTGGTGCGTCGTCCTCCCCGTCACGGAGGTGCCCGACTACCGGCTGCGCGTGCGCTACGGCGACGAGGTCACGGACTCCGACGATCCCTACCGCTTCCTGCCGACCCTCGGAGAGCTCGACCTCCACCTCGTGCGCGAGGGTCGTCACGAGACGCTCTGGACGGTGCTGGGCGCGAACCTCCGCACCTACCCGGGCGCGCTCGGCGAGGTTCACGGCACCTCCTTCGCGGTGTGGGCGCCCAACGCGCGTGCGGTGCGCGTCGTGGGCGACCTCAACCACTGGCAGGGCGCGTCGCACGCGATGCGGTCGCTCGGCAGCTCGGGCGTGTGGGAGCTCTTCGTCCCCGGGGTCGGGGCGGGCTCGCGCTACAAGTTCGAGATCCTCGCGCAGGACGGCTCGTGGCGGCAGAAGGCCGACCCCATGGCCAAGGGCACCGAGGTCCCGCCCGCGACGGCGTCCGTCGTGGTCGCGTCGAACCACACGTGGCGCGACGACGCCTGGATGGCACGCCGCGCGCAGACCGACCCGCACACGGGCCCCATGAGCGTCTACGAGGTTCACGTCGGCTCGTGGCGGCCGGGCCTCGGCTACCGCGAGCTCGCGGAGCAGCTCACCGCGTACGTCGTCGAGCAGGGCTTCACGCACGTCGAGCTCATGCCGGTCGCCGAGCACCCCTACGGGCCGTCGTGGGGCTACCAGGTGACGGGCTACTACGCGCCGTCCTCGCGCTTCGGTCACCCTGACGACCTGCGCTTCCTCATCGACCAGCTGCACGCGGCCGGCATCGGCGTCATCCTCGACTGGGTGCCCGCGCACTTCCCCAAGGACGAGTGGGCGCTCGCCCGCTTCGACGGGACGCCGCTCTACGAGGACCCTGACCCGCTGCGCGGCGAGCACCCCGACTGGGGCACGTACGTCTTCAACTTCGGCCGCGCCGAGGTCCGCAACTTCCTCGTCGCCAACGCGACGTACTGGCTCGAGGAGTTCCACGTCGACGGTCTGCGTGTCGACGCCGTCGCCTCGATGCTCTACCTCGACTACTCGCGCAAGCCCGGTCAGTGGCGTCCCAACGCCCAGGGTGGCCGCGAGCACCTCGAGGCCATCGGGTTCATCCAGGAGGCCAACGCGACGGCCTACCGCCGCAACCCGGGCGTCGTCATGATCGCCGAGGAGTCGACGTCGTGGCCCGGCGTCACCGCGCCGACGAGCGCGGGCGGCCTCGGCTTCGGCCTCAAGTGGAACATGGGGTGGATGAACGACACGCTGCGCTACCTCGCCACGGACCCCGTGCACCGGCGCTACCACCACCACGAGGTGACGTTCTCGATGGTGTACGCGTACTCCGAGCAGTTCATGCTGCCCCTCAGCCACGACGAGGTCGTCCACGGCAAGGGCTCGCTGCTGCGCAAGATGCCCGGCGGCGAGTGGCAGCAGTTCGCGGGCCTGCGCGGGCTGCTCGCCTACCAGTGGGCGCACCCCGGCAAGCAGCTGCTCTTCATGGGCTGCGAGATCGCCCAGGGCACCGAGTGGGACGACGCACGCGGGGTGGAGTGGTACCTGCTCGACCATGCGCCGCACGCCGGCGTGCAGTCGCTCGTGCGTGACCTCAACTCGGTCTACCGGGCCGAGGGTGCACTGTGGGAGCGGGACTTCGACCCCGAGGCCTTCGCGTGGCTCGACCCCGACGCGGCGGACGCGAACATCATCGCGTTCCTGCGCCGTGGCACGGACGGGCGCGACGTCGCGGTCGTGGTGAACTTCGCCGACACCATCCACGAGGGCTGGCGCCTGCCTCTGCCCGCGGGCGGCACCTGGACGGAGATCCTCAACACGGACGCTGCCGCGTACGGCGGCTCGGACGTCGGCAACCTCGGCGGGGTCACCGCGGAGGACCAGCAGTGGAAGGGTCAGCCGTTCTCGGTCCAGCTGCGCGTCCCGCCGCTCGGCGCGATCTATCTGCGCCACGAGGCCTGA
- a CDS encoding alpha/beta fold hydrolase, whose translation MTGDGLLAHHRLREGEGTPLVLLHGFPLDSRMWHDVVPLLPGAFPVLALDLPGMGSSPSGHDVAQRLQVPDVPSVDIQADAVADTLAELGVDRAVVAGLSMGGYTVLSLLERHAWLLAGAALVDTKAGADTDDARANRLRIADEVERSGTVDEVLGMRRAVLGETSREQRPDLVDRVDGWIRDQGPAGVAWCQRAMAARPDRLAALAAFDGPVAVVVGDEDELSPVAEAEAMQDAARDATLTVVRRAGHMTPIENPEPVAAALAALVGRARD comes from the coding sequence ATGACCGGTGACGGACTGCTCGCCCACCACCGCCTGCGCGAGGGGGAGGGCACGCCCCTCGTCCTGCTCCACGGCTTCCCGCTCGACTCCCGCATGTGGCACGACGTCGTCCCTCTCCTTCCGGGAGCGTTCCCCGTCCTCGCGCTCGACCTGCCGGGCATGGGGTCCTCGCCGTCCGGGCACGACGTCGCGCAGCGCCTCCAGGTCCCCGACGTCCCCTCGGTCGACATCCAGGCCGACGCGGTCGCGGACACGCTCGCCGAGCTCGGAGTCGACCGCGCGGTCGTCGCGGGACTCTCGATGGGCGGCTACACGGTCCTCTCGCTCCTCGAGCGTCATGCCTGGCTGCTCGCGGGTGCGGCGCTCGTCGACACGAAGGCCGGCGCGGACACGGACGACGCACGCGCCAACCGGCTGCGTATCGCCGACGAGGTCGAGCGCTCCGGCACGGTCGACGAGGTGCTCGGTATGCGGCGTGCGGTCCTCGGCGAGACGAGTCGTGAGCAGCGCCCCGACCTCGTCGACCGGGTCGACGGCTGGATCCGTGACCAGGGCCCCGCCGGCGTCGCGTGGTGCCAGCGCGCGATGGCGGCCCGCCCGGACCGCCTCGCCGCGCTCGCCGCGTTCGACGGCCCCGTCGCGGTCGTCGTCGGTGACGAGGACGAGCTCTCGCCCGTCGCCGAGGCCGAGGCCATGCAGGACGCAGCGCGCGACGCGACGCTCACCGTCGTCCGGCGCGCGGGCCACATGACACCGATCGAGAACCCCGAGCCCGTCGCGGCCGCGCTGGCCGCGCTCGTCGGGCGGGCTCGCGACTGA
- a CDS encoding alpha/beta hydrolase, with product MTTEIRSTTVLPARREDIELHTADGLTLVGELALPADRDPVATLVTLHPLPTHGGFMDSHVYRKAAWRLPALADLAVLRFNTRGTSSPRGTSEGAFDGGEAERFDVAAAIELAEFRDLPRRWLVGWSFGTELVLKHGTDPSIEGAILLSPPLHRATDDDLRRWADFGRPLKILVPEHDDYLQPAEARERFDLVPQAEVIGVDGAKHLWVGEAAVRTVLDEIVATVLPGHAPLPTTWDGEAATADEPETR from the coding sequence GTGACGACCGAGATCCGCTCCACGACAGTCCTGCCCGCCCGACGCGAGGACATCGAGCTCCACACGGCCGACGGCCTCACGCTCGTCGGCGAGCTCGCGCTCCCTGCTGACCGCGATCCTGTCGCGACGCTCGTCACCCTCCACCCGCTGCCGACGCACGGCGGCTTCATGGACTCCCACGTCTACCGCAAGGCCGCGTGGCGCCTGCCGGCGCTCGCCGACCTCGCGGTGCTCCGCTTCAACACGCGCGGCACCTCCTCGCCGCGCGGCACGAGCGAGGGCGCCTTCGACGGCGGCGAGGCCGAGCGCTTCGACGTCGCCGCGGCCATCGAGCTCGCGGAGTTCCGCGACCTTCCGCGTCGCTGGCTCGTCGGCTGGTCCTTCGGCACCGAGCTCGTCCTCAAGCACGGCACGGACCCGTCGATCGAGGGCGCGATCCTCCTCTCGCCGCCGCTGCACCGCGCGACCGACGACGACCTGCGGCGCTGGGCCGACTTCGGCCGCCCGCTCAAGATCCTCGTCCCCGAGCACGACGACTACCTGCAGCCGGCCGAGGCGCGCGAGCGCTTCGACCTCGTCCCGCAGGCCGAGGTGATCGGCGTCGATGGCGCCAAGCACCTGTGGGTCGGCGAGGCAGCGGTCCGCACGGTGCTCGACGAGATCGTCGCGACGGTCCTGCCGGGCCACGCGCCCCTGCCGACGACGTGGGACGGCGAGGCCGCGACGGCCGACGAGCCCGAGACCCGCTGA
- the nrdF gene encoding class 1b ribonucleoside-diphosphate reductase subunit beta, with protein sequence MTPSPKIKLIDRVTAINWNRIEDDKDLEVWDRLTGNFWLPEKVPLSNDIQSWANFNDEEKTLTTRVFTGLTLLDTIQGTVGAVSLIPDALTPHEEAVYTNIAFMESVHAKSYSSIFSTLISTPEIDEAFRWSEENEALQRKAQIILDYYRGDDPLKRKVASTMLESFLFYSGFYLPMHWSSRARLTNTADLIRLIIRDEAVHGYYIGYKYQKGLERASQEVRDDMKAYTFELLFELYENEVQYTQDLYDGVGLTEDVKKFLRYNANKALMNLGYEGLFPKDETNVNPAILSALSPNADENHDFFSGSGSSYVIGKAVNTEDEDWEF encoded by the coding sequence ATGACCCCCAGCCCGAAGATCAAGCTGATCGACCGTGTGACGGCGATCAACTGGAACCGCATCGAGGACGACAAGGACCTCGAGGTCTGGGACCGTCTCACCGGCAACTTCTGGCTGCCGGAGAAGGTCCCGCTGTCGAACGACATCCAGTCGTGGGCCAACTTCAACGACGAGGAGAAGACGCTGACGACGCGCGTCTTCACCGGCCTCACGCTGCTCGACACGATCCAGGGCACGGTCGGTGCCGTCTCGCTCATCCCGGACGCGCTGACCCCGCACGAGGAGGCCGTCTACACGAACATCGCGTTCATGGAGTCGGTCCACGCGAAGAGCTACTCGTCGATCTTCTCGACGCTCATCTCGACGCCGGAGATCGACGAGGCGTTCCGCTGGTCGGAGGAGAACGAGGCCCTGCAGCGCAAGGCGCAGATCATCCTCGACTACTACCGCGGCGACGACCCGCTCAAGCGCAAGGTCGCCTCGACGATGCTCGAGTCGTTCCTCTTCTACTCGGGCTTCTACCTGCCGATGCACTGGTCCTCGCGGGCCCGCCTCACGAACACGGCGGACCTCATCCGCCTCATCATCCGTGACGAGGCGGTCCACGGGTACTACATCGGCTACAAGTACCAGAAGGGCCTCGAGCGCGCCTCGCAGGAGGTCCGCGACGACATGAAGGCCTACACGTTCGAGCTGCTCTTCGAGCTCTACGAGAACGAGGTCCAGTACACGCAGGACCTCTACGACGGCGTCGGCCTCACGGAGGACGTCAAGAAGTTCCTGCGCTACAACGCGAACAAGGCGCTCATGAACCTCGGCTACGAGGGGCTGTTCCCCAAGGACGAGACGAACGTCAACCCCGCGATCCTCTCGGCGCTCTCGCCGAACGCCGACGAGAACCACGACTTCTTCTCGGGCTCGGGCTCGTCGTACGTCATCGGCAAGGCCGTCAACACGGAGGACGAGGACTGGGAGTTCTGA